One Sporosarcina sp. FSL W8-0480 genomic window, GTTTCGGAATGAATGGAATGCACCTTCTTTCGAAGCGCCATGCCCACCTTTCTGCGGCACTTGCTTCGGTGTCGTCTTCCTCATCCCAAGAATTAGGCTTCGGTGCTTCTTCTCAACCTGATAAAATTGAGGATATGTCGATTGCAAACTCATATGATCGATATCTCCCGCATAGACACCGGAAAGAAGTGGTTCAATTAGGTTTTCTACAATTTCACTACCAAAACGACGGCGGAAAAACTTGCCGAGTGACTGATCCCCCTCGACTCCGGAGCGTGGTAAGAACAAATCTCCGGCCGCCCTCAGTTTTCCGGTCAATGAAAACAGACCTGACCCTAAGAAAGGACTCATCTTCGTCGGGATCCCCATGACAGAACCCGGAGGAATCGGTTGAAGTCGGCCATTCACAAGGATATGTGCTTGCCCAGTTGCATTGCGCACCAACTCCCCTTCGATGCCAAGGTCTTTGGCGAATTCCTCCATACTTTTCTTTCGAATCAGGAAGCTGTCCGGGCCACGTTCAATTACAAATCCATCGCGACGAACCGTTTGAATTTTACCACCAAGGCGATTTGACGCTTCGATGAGCATTATTTCGATTGGCAAATTCTGTTCCTTTGCCGCCTTTTGCATATAGAAGGCCGCAGAGAGCCCAGTGATCCCCCCACCGATAATGACAACCTTTTTCTTCTGTTCATTCATGTCCATCATCACTTCCTTGCTGTTTCACGCCTTCAGTTGTTCAAGGACAGCATCAGACATGGCGCTAATGAAAAGCGGATCCGTATTCGGCATTGCCGGACGGTAATAAGCAGCACCGATTTCATCACAAACGACTTTACATTCGTAATCATTGTCGTATAGCACTTCCAAATGATCTGAAACGAAGCCGACCGGCGTATAAACGAATGCTTCATATCCTTCTTTTTCATGCAAATCTCGCGTCAAGTCTTGTACGTCTGGCCCTAACCAAGGCTCACCTGTCTGTCCTTCACTTTGCCAACCGACTGCATAGTTTTTCACTTCGGCAGCTTCTGCGATCATTTTCGCCGTTTCTTCCAATTGCTCTGGATATGGATCTCCGAACTGCTTGATTTTCTCAGGCAGGGAGTGCGCTGAAACGATGAGGCATGCTTTTTCGCGTTCCGCTTCGTTCATGCCATCGAATGAACCTCTGATTTTTTCAGTCCAATACTGGATGAATTTCGGTTGTTTGTACCAGCTGTCAACAGATGTAATTGAAATGCCGTATTTTTCGGCTTCTTCTTTTGCCCGTTCATTATATGATTTTACGGAGAATGTTGAGTAATGTGGTGCAAGGACGATGGATACTACTTCTTCGATTCCATCTTCGTTCATTTTTTCGACTGCTTCTTCGATGAATGGCGTAATATGTTTTAGTCCGACGTATACGCTGAATTCGATTTCGTCTTGTGTTTTGTTCAAGTGATCGCAGAGTGCGTTTGCTTGGTTTTCCGTGATTTTTGCAAGTGGAGAGATTCCACCTATTGCTTGGTAGCGGTCACGGAGGTTTTGTAGTTGTTCCGGTGCTGGTGGACGACCGCGCCGAATATGTGTGTAGTACGGTTCTATGTCTTCGTCTTTGTACGGGGTTCCGTACGCCATGACTAAAAGCCCCATTTTCTTCCTTGTCATTTGTTGCACCTCGTTTAAATAAAATTTGTCAGGATAGTTGATTTCCGCTACGGGCGGACGCTTTCCGGGGGGCGGGCGGTGAGCCAATCGAACCACGAAGAGTTCGATTTGCCTTAATTTCTGCGGTCTTTGCAGAAATTAAGGCATCCGTTTTGGCATTCCTGCTCGCAACGCTACGCTTTTGCTCGCAAACGCCGTTCTTCGTAACGGCGTTCGCTAATCCCCTCGGAGTCGCCGCCCTTCGCTACAATCAACGGAAATTACTTTAATAATAAAATTTACAATATAAGTTGCACTTATTTACGTAGTTCCCTACTATACTCATGTACAAATTCTGTCAATCTCTTCAATGTTGCTGGTTGTACTTCTGGGAAGACTCCGTGGCCAAGGTTGAAAATGTGGCTGCCGTGTTCGACGCCTTGTTCGACGATTGCTTTTGCACGTTCTTCGATGATGTTCCAGTCGGCAAGCAGTAATGAAGGGTCTAAATTCCCTTGTAACGTCTTTGTTAAACCTCTTTCCCCGGCTTCTTTGATGCTTAAACGCCAGTCCAGGCCTACGACGTCGACAGGGAGGTCATGCCATTCGTTTGCCAAGTGGCTTGCGCCTACTCCAAATGTAATTAGTGGCACATTTAACTCGCGCAGCTCCGTAAAGATACGGTTCATGACTGGTTTGATGAATGTTCTGTAGTCCGAAACATTTAACGCTCCTACCCATGAGTCGAATACTTGGATTGCCGCGGCACCTGCGTTAACTTGCGCCTTGATGGACGTGATGATTGTATCCGCCAATTTGTTCATGAGGGCAAACCATGCTTCAGGTTCAGATACCATGAAGGATTTTGTCAGATTATAGCTTTTTGACGGACCGCCTTCAATCATATAGCTTGCCAACGTGAATGGTGCACCAGCGAAACCGATCAACGGTACAGTCAGTTGTTCTTTCAATATTTTAATCGTATCAATAACGAATGGGATATGATCTTCAGGAGACAGTTCTCCAAGATTATGAACATCTTGCACAGAACGGATTGGATTGGAAATAACAGGGCCAACGCCCGCTTTGATTTTCACATCGACTCCGATTCCTGGCAATGGCGTTACGATATCTTTATACAAAATCGCAGCATCTACATTGTAGTTATCAACTGGAAGCTTTGTTACATATGCACAAAGTTCCGGTTGGTGTGTGATTTCCTCGAGGGAGTATTTTTCCTTGATTTTACGGTATTCCGGTTGTGAACGGCCAGCTTGTCTCATGAACCAAACCGGTGTATGGTCAATTTTTTCGCCTCTTGCAGCACGAAGCAGTGTATCGTTAAATGTTGTCATAAATCGATTCCCACTTTCTTTGAAGTATTTAGCTTATGTTTTTCTTTATTCGCTATCAAATATAGACGTTTCCAAGTGTAAAGTATAGTATTTACCTCGTTTTGTCATGAATTTGTACTGCTTATCCGGACATTTCTGCCACCATATCGCCATTGTTTGTTTTAATTCTTCTGATAAGGGAAAATATGAGTAGTATGTATAGTAGAGGAGGTTTTGGGAGTGTATTTGTATATGACATCCGGAACGAAAGATTTTATGGAGAAACTTCAAGAACGTTATAAAGATGAAGGGTTGATCCTCATGCATGGTGGCGGACAGTCGCTTCTTTTACACGAAACGGAGGCGAAGTCGTTCTTTCAGACACCAAGACGCTATGAGGTCATTAGTTCGACCGGCAATCTGAAGGATGAAGGCTTTTTTGTTTGTAATAATGTCACAGTCACTGATGAAGGGCGTCCTGTTTTCGAACATCGTTTCTCTTCTTTACAAGAAGAAATCGAGTCACAACCCGGTTTCGTTGCATTCCGCTTGCTCCGTCCGATTGGTTCGGACACATATGTCATCATGACGGAATGGGAAGAGGCCTCGAATTTCGACTTGTGGAAAAGCACCCCATCGTATAAGAACTCCCACCAAATGATTGATAACAAGGAGTTTGCAAATAGTACGACACATATTTTTGCAAGCGCCCCCTATATTACGACATTTATTGCAAAGAAAGAGGATAGCGAACGATAAGTATATCTGAGTCAAAGCGAAGTCGTAAGACATATTGCGGGTCTCGAAACGTATTGTTATAATTATGAATGTATAGATAATACGTTTTTGAGAGGGGTTATCGAATGAATGGGCGACTGTTCGAAAAGCTGGACCTATCATATGAGGATATGGTGATCATCCGCAGACATCTGCATATGCATCCTGAATTATCTTTTAAAGAGGAGAAAACTGCACAATATATCCATGATTTCTACGTCGATCTTGGGGTCGAAGTTCGGTCAGGTGTTGGTGGTAATGGAGTAGTGGCTCGTATTAAAGGGGCTCGTCCAGGAAAAACGGTTGCACTGCGTGCCGATTTTGATGCATTACCGATCCAGGATGAAAAAGATGTCCCTTATAAATCCACAGTACCGGGCGTCATGCATGCATGCGGCCACGATGGACATACCGCCGCATTACTTCAATTGGCAAAAGCCTTCCATGAAATGCAGGAAGATCTTGCCGGGGAGTATGTGTTTATCCACCAACACGCGGAGGAATATGCTCCAGGCGGCGCCATTTCAATGATAGAAGACGGTTGTCTCGAAGGGGTCGATGCAATCTTCGGTACCCATCTCTGGTCGGGCACTCCATTGAGGACGATTGAATACTTAACAGGCCCGGTCATGGCGGCTGCCGATCGATTCGAAATAACAATCCAAGGGGCGGGCGGCCACGGGGCATCTCCGCATCAGACGAAAGATGCCGTAGTTATCGGAGCGCAACTTGTCATTAACCTTCAACAGCTTGTGTCGAGACGTGTCAATCCGATTGAATCCGCAGTACTTTCCGTCGGCTCTTTCATCGCCGATAACGCATTCAATGTAATCGCGGACTCTGCCAAACTTGGCGGTACCGTACGCTCCTTCAACCCCGAAATTCGTGATCTGATGGAAAGGGAAATGAAGCGTGTCGTCGAGGGAACTGCACTCGCCCACGACTGTGAAATCAAATTCGACTATTTCCGCGGATACCCTGCCGTCGTGAACCATAAGTCGGAGACCGAATTCCTTAAGGAAGTTGCCGAGCAAATCCCGGGAGTTGAAGCGGTCATCGAAAGCAAGCCGCATATGGGCGGAGAGGATTTCGCGTATTATTTGGAAAAGGTTCCAGGTACATTCTTCTTCACCGGAGCACAACCGGCAACACCTTATCCACACCATCATCCAAAATTCGATTTCGACGAACAAGCGATGTTACTTGCGGCGAAGACACTTGGTGCAGCTGCATTAGACTATCAAACTATTTAAGTTAAATAACGTTGACAAGGACACCCGATACAAGAAAGGTGTCCTTTTTCATTCAACAATTATTAGTTTTGAATAAATAATTCAAATTATCACACCAATTAATTGCTTTTATTCCATTTATCCTATACTATAAAATGGACGGGATAAACATAGAATTTTGACGAATAAGGGGGAATTACCGATCAAACAAGAGTTAACCACGAGATACATCATTACAGAAAAGACCTTCGCATTGGCACCCGAAAATGTAGACGGCAAAATCTTCACAAGAGTCATCGAGCGGGAGAAAACGTTGATCGTTTCGAAAAAACCGTTACAGATTGTGAGCCGATCTTGCGCCGAATATGGTTCCGATTTTGAAACCACCTTGAAGGCATCTAAAGTGTTATTCGGGAATAACAGACAAAAATCGCCCATTTTGTTGGCGAATTCTTACGGCTTACCATACATCTTCCTACCAACCTTATCACCTCAGTCAGACCAAAATGTATGGATTGCGTACCATGCAATCGATCTTTTCAACACTGACGGCTTAGGCACTTCCGTTCACTTTGATAATGGACAAACATTCAAAACGGAAATCTCAGCCCCCACCCTGTACCGCCAATTCGCATTGGCAAGAATG contains:
- the hemH gene encoding ferrochelatase, producing the protein MTRKKMGLLVMAYGTPYKDEDIEPYYTHIRRGRPPAPEQLQNLRDRYQAIGGISPLAKITENQANALCDHLNKTQDEIEFSVYVGLKHITPFIEEAVEKMNEDGIEEVVSIVLAPHYSTFSVKSYNERAKEEAEKYGISITSVDSWYKQPKFIQYWTEKIRGSFDGMNEAEREKACLIVSAHSLPEKIKQFGDPYPEQLEETAKMIAEAAEVKNYAVGWQSEGQTGEPWLGPDVQDLTRDLHEKEGYEAFVYTPVGFVSDHLEVLYDNDYECKVVCDEIGAAYYRPAMPNTDPLFISAMSDAVLEQLKA
- the hemE gene encoding uroporphyrinogen decarboxylase; translated protein: MTTFNDTLLRAARGEKIDHTPVWFMRQAGRSQPEYRKIKEKYSLEEITHQPELCAYVTKLPVDNYNVDAAILYKDIVTPLPGIGVDVKIKAGVGPVISNPIRSVQDVHNLGELSPEDHIPFVIDTIKILKEQLTVPLIGFAGAPFTLASYMIEGGPSKSYNLTKSFMVSEPEAWFALMNKLADTIITSIKAQVNAGAAAIQVFDSWVGALNVSDYRTFIKPVMNRIFTELRELNVPLITFGVGASHLANEWHDLPVDVVGLDWRLSIKEAGERGLTKTLQGNLDPSLLLADWNIIEERAKAIVEQGVEHGSHIFNLGHGVFPEVQPATLKRLTEFVHEYSRELRK
- a CDS encoding antibiotic biosynthesis monooxygenase gives rise to the protein MYLYMTSGTKDFMEKLQERYKDEGLILMHGGGQSLLLHETEAKSFFQTPRRYEVISSTGNLKDEGFFVCNNVTVTDEGRPVFEHRFSSLQEEIESQPGFVAFRLLRPIGSDTYVIMTEWEEASNFDLWKSTPSYKNSHQMIDNKEFANSTTHIFASAPYITTFIAKKEDSER
- a CDS encoding amidohydrolase; translated protein: MIEDGCLEGVDAIFGTHLWSGTPLRTIEYLTGPVMAAADRFEITIQGAGGHGASPHQTKDAVVIGAQLVINLQQLVSRRVNPIESAVLSVGSFIADNAFNVIADSAKLGGTVRSFNPEIRDLMEREMKRVVEGTALAHDCEIKFDYFRGYPAVVNHKSETEFLKEVAEQIPGVEAVIESKPHMGGEDFAYYLEKVPGTFFFTGAQPATPYPHHHPKFDFDEQAMLLAAKTLGAAALDYQTI
- a CDS encoding competence protein ComK, giving the protein MTNKGELPIKQELTTRYIITEKTFALAPENVDGKIFTRVIEREKTLIVSKKPLQIVSRSCAEYGSDFETTLKASKVLFGNNRQKSPILLANSYGLPYIFLPTLSPQSDQNVWIAYHAIDLFNTDGLGTSVHFDNGQTFKTEISAPTLYRQFALARMIEKDFLKKREMANRSFFFFPANERPNNFPTL